From Oceanipulchritudo coccoides, the proteins below share one genomic window:
- a CDS encoding PEP-CTERM sorting domain-containing protein (PEP-CTERM proteins occur, often in large numbers, in the proteomes of bacteria that also encode an exosortase, a predicted intramembrane cysteine proteinase. The presence of a PEP-CTERM domain at a protein's C-terminus predicts cleavage within the sorting domain, followed by covalent anchoring to some some component of the (usually Gram-negative) cell surface. Many PEP-CTERM proteins exhibit an unusual sequence composition that includes large numbers of potential glycosylation sites. Expression of one such protein has been shown restore the ability of a bacterium to form floc, a type of biofilm.), with amino-acid sequence MNRITLITTSSILLLAFQTSHALSYSWDNGEPSSNVWGDAANWNPDGVPTTNGDTAGFFGGSDLAINLVDGNYTINKYTDGFGGAGFVHTLYASAGGSLTVDINTAANADGLVNATGTSGSTLRFNNINLTVNNTLGGITYFKNNNSAGNIMLFDTTSRLTVNSLVQIEQAAGGEYQLNGILQPSLAAIRINSSNVSFGVGHNSSNFGQDFVLLGAAKVAVDGGTVLNTGRKFQVNTSNAELELNAADAVNDANIVVSGTNAFLVDVNADQNNMGDLIDIGGTLTIDLDPSVTLLAFDDSSAFESNWAGGTIAITGFQEGVIRFGTDANGLTLNQLTAIDGGAYSLDSSGFLTAVPEPSTFALLAGGLALGFIMVRRKRR; translated from the coding sequence ATGAATAGAATAACCCTTATCACAACCTCATCCATCCTTCTTTTGGCCTTCCAAACCTCCCATGCCTTAAGCTATTCCTGGGACAATGGTGAACCCAGCTCCAACGTGTGGGGCGATGCCGCAAACTGGAATCCCGACGGAGTTCCCACGACCAATGGGGATACAGCCGGTTTCTTCGGCGGTTCAGACCTGGCGATCAACCTTGTTGACGGCAATTACACGATCAACAAATACACTGATGGCTTTGGCGGTGCAGGGTTTGTTCATACATTGTACGCTAGCGCCGGTGGTAGCTTGACCGTCGACATCAATACCGCTGCCAACGCCGATGGCCTCGTAAACGCAACCGGCACTTCCGGCAGCACGCTTCGGTTCAATAACATCAACCTCACCGTGAATAACACTCTCGGTGGCATCACCTATTTCAAGAATAACAATTCCGCTGGCAATATCATGCTTTTTGATACGACCAGCAGGCTGACCGTAAACTCCCTTGTACAGATAGAGCAGGCTGCTGGCGGCGAATATCAACTGAATGGTATCCTGCAACCCAGTTTGGCGGCCATTCGAATCAACTCGTCGAACGTTTCCTTCGGGGTTGGGCACAACAGTTCAAATTTCGGACAGGATTTTGTTCTTCTTGGTGCCGCCAAAGTCGCCGTTGACGGAGGTACTGTCCTGAATACGGGGCGGAAATTCCAGGTCAACACGAGTAATGCCGAACTGGAGCTGAATGCCGCCGACGCCGTAAACGATGCAAACATTGTTGTCTCCGGCACCAATGCTTTCCTGGTCGATGTGAACGCAGACCAGAATAACATGGGAGACCTCATCGACATCGGGGGAACGCTGACCATCGATTTGGATCCTTCCGTCACCCTGCTCGCCTTCGATGACAGTTCCGCCTTTGAGTCGAATTGGGCTGGCGGCACTATCGCCATTACCGGCTTCCAGGAAGGGGTCATTCGCTTTGGAACAGATGCAAACGGACTGACTTTAAATCAACTTACAGCCATCGACGGCGGCGCATACTCCCTTGATAGCAGTGGCTTCCTGACAGCCGTTCCGGAGCCCTCCACCTTTGCCCTGCTGGCAGGAGGATTGGCCCTTGGCTTCATTATGGTGCGCCGCAAGCGCCGCTAA